In Drosophila teissieri strain GT53w chromosome 2R, Prin_Dtei_1.1, whole genome shotgun sequence, the following proteins share a genomic window:
- the LOC122614530 gene encoding uncharacterized protein LOC122614530, with amino-acid sequence MDHRLVIFAVSVIFGFLVCGEAPFVKMTNAVCKSHNQSWVAVHYCRLKAYSRTKTSLNINVTFIEPAKHISLHMKVMKKANGYKPFLYDFTVDACEFVRKRNHPVVKMIWNMIRNVSTLNHTCPYEGLQMVSDFHHVEIPIPLPSGDYLLSLDWLFDCKPQLTTNVYFSFTEDWLPSSSKHKRSSLNFRTDV; translated from the exons ATGGATCATAGGCTGGTAATTTTTGCTGTTTCGGTAATATTTGGCTTTCTGGTCTGCGGT GAGGCTCCTTTTGTTAAAATGACGAATGCAGTGTGCAAGTCCCATAACCAATCGTGGGTTGCTGTTCATTACTGCCGCCTGAAGGCCTATTCCCGAACCAAGACCAGCTTGAATATAAATGTCACGTTCATAGAGCCAgcaaaacatatttcattgCATATGAAGGTGATGAAGAAGGCCAATGGGTATAAGCCCTTTTTGTATGACTTCACGGTCGACGCCTGCGAATTCGTGCGAAAGCGGAATCACCCAGTGGTTAAGATGATCTGGAACATGATCAGGAATGTGTCCACCCTCAACCACACGTGTCCCTATGAA GGCTTGCAGATGGTGAGCGATTTCCACCATGTGGAAATTCCTATTCCACTGCCATCTGGAGACTATTTGCTTTCACTGGACTGGTTGTTCGATTGCAAACCGCAGTTGACTACGAATGTATACTTCTCATTTACTGAGGACTGGTTGCCGTCCAGCTCGAAGCACAAAAGGAGCTCCCTGAATTTCAGAACTGATGTTTAG
- the LOC122614531 gene encoding uncharacterized protein LOC122614531 translates to MHHGVSIFAILFLVAYLGCGEAPFLKMTNAVCKSYNQSWVVVHYCRLKAYSRTKTSLNINATFIEPAKNISLHMKVMKKANGYKPFLYDFTVDACEFVRKRNHPVVKMIWNMIRNVSTLNHTCPYEGLQMLSDFHHIEVPIPLPSGDYLLLIDWLFDAKPQFSTNVYFTLIEDLLPSSSKHRKSSLNFRTVG, encoded by the exons ATGCATCACGGCGTTtccatttttgcaattttgtttttagttgcCTATTTGGGCTGCGGA GAGGCGCCCTTTCTCAAAATGACAAATGCAGTGTGCAAGTCCTACAACCAATCGTGGGTGGTGGTTCATTACTGCCGCCTGAAGGCCTATTCCCGAACCAAGACCAGCTTGAATATAAATGCCACGTTCATAGAGCcagcaaaaaatatttcattgcaTATGAAGGTGATGAAGAAGGCCAATGGGTATAAGCCCTTTTTGTATGACTTCACGGTCGACGCCTGCGAATTCGTGCGAAAGCGGAATCACCCAGTGGTTAAGATGATCTGGAACATGATCAGGAATGTGTCCACCCTCAACCACACGTGTCCCTATGAA GGCTTGCAGATGCTCAGCGATTTCCACCACATCGAAGTTCCTATTCCACTGCCATCTGGAGACTATTTGCTTTTGATTGACTGGTTGTTCGATGCCAAACCGCAGTTCTCTACGAATGTATACTTCACATTGATTGAGGACTTGTTGCCGTCCAGCTCGAAGCACAGAAAGAGCTCCCTGAATTTCAGAACTGTGGGTTAG
- the LOC122614532 gene encoding uncharacterized protein LOC122614532, with the protein MHHGVSIFAILFLVAYLGCGEASFLKMTNAVCKSHNQSWVVVHYCRLKAYSRTKTSLNINATFIEPAKNISVHGKTMKRANGYKPFLFDFTIDACEFMRRRNHPVAKIVWNMIRNVSTINHTCPYEGLQMLSDFHHVELPIPWPSGDYLLVVDWLFDAKPQFSTNVYFTFIEDLLPPSLKHRRSSLTSRTDV; encoded by the exons ATGCATCACGGCGTTtccatttttgcaattttgtttttagttgcCTATTTGGGCTGCGGA GAGGCGTCCTTTCTCAAAATGACAAATGCAGTGTGCAAGTCCCATAACCAATCGTGGGTGGTGGTTCATTACTGCCGCCTGAAGGCCTATTCCCGAACAAAGACCAGCTTGAATATAAATGCCACCTTCATAGAGCCAGCCAAAAATATATCAGTGCATGGGAAGACGATGAAGAGGGCCAATGGGTACAAGCCCTTTTTGTTTGACTTCACGATCGACGCCTGCGAATTCATGCGAAGGCGGAACCATCCGGTGGCCAAGATAGTCTGGAACATGATAAGGAATGTGTCCACCATCAACCACACGTGTCCCTATGAA GGCTTGCAGATGCTCAGCGATTTCCACCACGTCGAACTTCCTATTCCATGGCCATCTGGAGACTATTTGCTTGTGGTGGACTGGTTGTTCGATGCCAAACCGCAGTTCTCTACGAATGTATACTTCACATTTATTGAGGACTTGTTGCCGCCCAGCTTGAAGCACAGAAGGAGCTCCCTGACTTCCAGAACTGATGTTTAG
- the LOC122614533 gene encoding uncharacterized protein LOC122614533, with translation MHHGVSIFAILFLVAYLGCGEAPFLKMTNAVCKSYNQSWVVVHYCRLKAYSRTKTSLNINITLSEPAKNISVHMKVMKKANGYKPFLYDFTVDACEFVRKRNHPVVKIIWNMIRNVSTLNHTCPYEGLQMVSDFHHIEVPIPLPSGDYLLLIDWLFDAKPQFSTNVYFTFIEDLLPSSTKHRSSLTFRTDV, from the exons ATGCATCACGGCGTTtccatttttgcaattttgtttttagttgcCTATTTGGGCTGCGGA GAGGCGCCCTTTCTCAAAATGACAAATGCAGTGTGCAAGTCCTACAACCAATCGTGGGTGGTGGTTCATTACTGCCGCCTGAAGGCCTATTCCCGAACCAAGACCAGCTTGAACATAAATATCACGTTATCAGAGCcagcaaaaaatatatcagTGCATATGAAGGTGATGAAGAAGGCCAATGGGTATAAGCCCTTTTTGTATGACTTCACGGTCGACGCCTGCGAATTCGTGCGAAAGCGGAATCACCCAGTGGTTAAGATCATCTGGAACATGATCAGGAATGTGTCCACCCTCAACCACACGTGTCCCTATGAA GGCTTGCAGATGGTGAGCGATTTCCACCACATCGAAGTTCCTATTCCACTGCCATCTGGAGactatttacttttgattgACTGGTTGTTCGATGCCAAACCGCAGTTCTCTACGAATGTATACTTCACATTTATTGAGGACTTGTTGCCATCCAGCACGAAGCACAGGAGCTCCCTGACTTTTAGAACTGATGTTTAG